A window of [Clostridium] innocuum genomic DNA:
GTTTTCATGAGCAGAGTGATGTACCCCATTGCTTGTGGTATTGATGTCACAAAAAGAAATTAGCTTGCACAATCATCATCGCTGAAAGTATGCAGGTGGAACCTGTTTACCATCACCGCAAATTCTCTACTCACAATTATGACCTTGTTAAACTCGTTGACTGGCTTGATCATTATGACTGCCACTGCGTCTGTATGGAATCTACAGGCAAGTATTGAATTCCTGTATTTAACTACCTTGAAGATCGTGATTTTGATATTGTTATCACTCATCCAAAGTATGTTAAATCACCGAAAGGTAAAAAAACTGATTTCTTAGATTCTATTCATATCGCAGAATTATTTCAAATGGGCGAAGTACAACCTTCTTACATGCCCAATTAAGAGTTTCGTCAACTTCATGACTATCTCGTTATCGTTATAAAATTACAAACTTTATATCTTCAGAAAAGAACCGTGTGCAGAATTGTCAAACTGTTTCCAATATTTCTTTGGCATTCGTTGTTTCTGATCCTTTTGGTGTCAGTGCTTCTGCCGTGTTTTCTGAACTTCTCACTTCCAGTGATGTCGATGAAGTCCATATCAGATCTTTACTCCGTGGTTCCTTGAAAAAGAAAAGTGAGGAAATTCTCAACTCCATCAGAGGTTTTCACCTTGATGATGATCAGTCATACAAAACCCTATTATCACTTGGTCACATGCAGTTTCTTGAAGATATGAAGTCCGCACTTTCTATTGAAATAGATAAAAGAACTTCGAAATACCATGTGTATATTGATTTTGCAACTCAATTGCCTGGTATTGGTCACCTTTCTGCGACAACGCTGGTTTCAGAAACCGGTGTTGATATGAGTGTTTTTTTCGACGTAGAACATTTTACTTCTTGGATTGGTCTTACCCCGACAAATAATGCGAGTGCCGATAAAAAGAAATCTGTCTGTATCTCTCATGCTGGAACATACTTACCAATGCTTATCCAATGTGCACTTGCCGCACTTAAAGATAAGTAATATCCTTACTTCAAGATCAAATATAATAAAATCAAAAAGCGCAGGGGTCATAAACGTGCGGACATCGCTGCTACCAGATTGATGGCAGTCTGCCTTTTTCATATGTTCAAATACTTGAAGGATTTCCATCCATCCGATTATGAGGAACTGATGTACCCTAATCCCCCTAAGCCTCGTAAGCAGGATATTTAATATGCTTTAGAGCTTTTACAATCTATAGGAGAATATAAAATTACTCCTATTTTAGCCGCAAGCTAATAATTCTGTCATTTTCGAGCTAAATATAGTTCGCTTTTGTGTTCTTTTTAAGTTGCCCTTTTCTTATTTTATTGCTTCACACTTAAATACCTTCCTTTAAAAATTCATTAATTTCTTTATCCATACATGCTCGAACATCTTCATTATTAATCCAACATTTAGACCACTCACATACTTTTTCGATAGCCGTATCTAGGTTCCAATGTGGTTTCCAATTGAATGTCGCTTTTAATTTTGAACAATCTAATTTTAGAAAATCAGCTTCATGAGGACCGCCGTCATATTGATTGATCCATTTCATGTTATCTCCCCATTTTGAAACAAAAACATCCACAATTGCTCCAGTTTGATAGCAATCAATATCATCTGGCCCTACATTGTAATATCCAGCATATTTGTTATCTTCATATTGCATAGCTGCTATCATTAAATATGCATATAATGGTTCTAATACATGTTGATATGGTCGAGTTGAGAATGGATTTCTAACTACGATATCATCATTCTTAATTGCAGCTCTAACGCAGTCAGGAATAATTCTGTCATTAGCGAAATCACCACCACCAATAACATTACCTGCCCTAGCTGTACTCACTGCAATTCCCATCTCATTAAAAAAAGAATTGATGTATGAATGAGTAACTAATTCAGAACAAGACTTAGAATTAGAATATGGATCGTATCCATCTAATTCTTCATTTTCTCTATATCCCCAATTCCATTCTTTATTTAAATACACTTTATCAGTAGTCACATTTAGGAATGATTTTACAGTTTTAGATTTTCTGACACACTCGCAAATATTGACTGTCCCCATAACATTGGTTTCATATGTATATCTTGGATCATTATAAGAATCTCTTACAATAGGTTGAGCAGCTAAATGAAGAACAATTTCAGGTTGAGCTTCATCAAACACACTTTTAAGAGAATCTAAATATCTTATATCACCTATTACTGAATGAATATCATCTTCAATTTTAGCAATTTCAAATAATGATGGAGAAGTTGGAGGATTTAGAGAATAACCCGTAACTTCTGCTCCAACATTAGTTAAAATTTTACATAACCAAGATCCTTTAAATCCTGTATGTCCAGTAATAAATACTTTTTTTCCTTTATAAAAATTAATATCGAACATGCCTAATCCTCCCATGTTTTCCAAGGTGCTTTACCTGAACTCCATAATTTTTCTAACTGCTGCTTTTCTCTAAGAGTATCCATACATTGCCAATAACCAATATGTGTTCTTGCAATTAACTCATTATTCGCAACCAAGCTATTTAATGGTTCTTGTTCAAAAACAGTATTATCCCCTTCAATTCTTTTGAAAATATCAGGATTCATAACCATAAATCCAATATTGATTAAATCTCCATCCAGATCAGACTTCTCTCTAAATGCATTTACTTTCCCATCTTTAGCTATATCAAGAACCCCTTTATTTTGACCGAAGTTGTATACAGATATTGTTCCAATTTTGCCATGTGCTTTATGGAATTTAATTAAATCGTTAATATCTACATTTCCAACAGCATCTCCATAAGTCATTATAAATGATTCATTTCCAATATAATCCTGTATTTTTTTAATTCTACCACCTGTCATTGTATTTAATCCAGTGTCTACTACTGTTACTTTCCAAGCTTCTGCATGCTTATTATGGACAATCATTTCATTTCCTTTGGTGAAATCAAAAGTAATATCTGATGTATGTAAAAAATAATCTGCAAACCACTCTTTAATAACATGCTGTTTATAACCGGCACAAATCACAAACTCATTGAATCCTTGTTCAGAAAACCCTTTCATAATATGCCATAAAATAGGCATTCCACCAATTTCAATCATGGGCTTTGGCTTGAACGCTGATTCTTCTGAAATTCTTGTTCCATATCCACCCGCTAAAATTACTACTTTCATTATAATATGTCCTCCTTAGACACAATTTTTTCTGCATCCAAATTTCTTAAATAATAGTTAATCATTTGTTTGCTTTTAAATAATAAAAACTTTATTCTTGAATACTTTGTATTAAAATCAAACATTCCTTTATCTCTAATAAGTTCTTTTGTTTCATCTATGTTTCGTT
This region includes:
- the rfbG gene encoding CDP-glucose 4,6-dehydratase → MGGLGMFDINFYKGKKVFITGHTGFKGSWLCKILTNVGAEVTGYSLNPPTSPSLFEIAKIEDDIHSVIGDIRYLDSLKSVFDEAQPEIVLHLAAQPIVRDSYNDPRYTYETNVMGTVNICECVRKSKTVKSFLNVTTDKVYLNKEWNWGYRENEELDGYDPYSNSKSCSELVTHSYINSFFNEMGIAVSTARAGNVIGGGDFANDRIIPDCVRAAIKNDDIVVRNPFSTRPYQHVLEPLYAYLMIAAMQYEDNKYAGYYNVGPDDIDCYQTGAIVDVFVSKWGDNMKWINQYDGGPHEADFLKLDCSKLKATFNWKPHWNLDTAIEKVCEWSKCWINNEDVRACMDKEINEFLKEGI
- the rfbF gene encoding glucose-1-phosphate cytidylyltransferase, whose protein sequence is MKVVILAGGYGTRISEESAFKPKPMIEIGGMPILWHIMKGFSEQGFNEFVICAGYKQHVIKEWFADYFLHTSDITFDFTKGNEMIVHNKHAEAWKVTVVDTGLNTMTGGRIKKIQDYIGNESFIMTYGDAVGNVDINDLIKFHKAHGKIGTISVYNFGQNKGVLDIAKDGKVNAFREKSDLDGDLINIGFMVMNPDIFKRIEGDNTVFEQEPLNSLVANNELIARTHIGYWQCMDTLREKQQLEKLWSSGKAPWKTWED